One Nostoc sp. UHCC 0302 DNA window includes the following coding sequences:
- a CDS encoding photosystem II reaction center protein Ycf12 yields the protein MLDALFNTFTSINWEVIFQLLFVGLIVIAGPAVIFVLAFRNGNL from the coding sequence ATGCTTGACGCTTTGTTTAACACCTTTACCAGCATCAACTGGGAAGTTATTTTCCAACTACTGTTTGTGGGACTAATCGTGATTGCTGGCCCAGCAGTAATCTTTGTGCTAGCATTTCGCAACGGCAACCTATAA
- a CDS encoding SDR family oxidoreductase: MPTALITGASSGIGKAFADELAARQTNLVLLARSEEKLNQLAKQLQDQYKIKVDVIVKDLTEANAAAAVFDVIKTKGLTIDLLINNAGFGEYGDFAEGDGEKQVKIVQLNILALVDLTHKFLPLMRQRGAGGIINVSSITGFQPIPYLSVYAASKAFILSFSEALWAENFPYGVRVLVTCPGPIETNFFAEANFPTALARSTDKMYSAKKVVCETLQALENGLPTVITSDITTSLRSKLSRLIPRKILLSMLAKHFKT; encoded by the coding sequence ATGCCAACTGCTTTAATTACTGGTGCATCTAGTGGTATTGGTAAAGCCTTTGCTGATGAACTAGCTGCACGCCAGACAAATCTTGTTCTGCTTGCCCGTTCTGAAGAGAAACTCAATCAACTAGCTAAACAACTACAAGACCAATACAAAATTAAAGTAGACGTTATAGTTAAAGACCTCACAGAAGCTAATGCGGCGGCTGCTGTTTTTGATGTTATCAAAACCAAAGGATTGACAATTGATTTATTAATTAACAATGCTGGTTTTGGTGAATATGGAGACTTTGCTGAAGGTGACGGAGAAAAGCAAGTCAAAATTGTACAATTAAACATTTTGGCATTAGTCGATTTAACACATAAATTTCTACCTCTAATGCGCCAACGTGGTGCAGGCGGCATTATTAACGTATCTTCTATTACCGGATTTCAACCAATACCATATCTTTCTGTTTATGCTGCCAGTAAAGCTTTTATTCTTAGTTTTAGTGAAGCACTCTGGGCAGAAAATTTTCCTTACGGTGTCCGAGTTTTAGTCACTTGTCCAGGCCCAATAGAAACAAACTTTTTTGCAGAAGCTAATTTTCCTACCGCACTGGCAAGAAGCACAGATAAAATGTATTCTGCTAAAAAAGTGGTTTGTGAAACACTACAAGCTTTAGAAAATGGACTACCAACTGTTATAACTTCTGATATTACTACTAGTCTCAGAAGTAAATTATCTCGCCTCATACCACGGAAAATTCTACTTAGTATGTTGGCAAAACATTTTAAAACCTAA
- a CDS encoding YkgJ family cysteine cluster protein produces MATWQCVKQCGACCNLDPAERPDLDEYLTAAELELYLSMVGEGGWCVNFDHTTRECRIYANRPRFCRVEPEIFQDMYGVESEEVNEFAIDCCREQIEGVYGDRSLEMLRFDKAVGL; encoded by the coding sequence ATGGCAACTTGGCAATGTGTAAAGCAATGTGGAGCCTGCTGTAATCTTGATCCAGCAGAGCGTCCAGATTTAGATGAGTATCTCACCGCAGCAGAACTGGAACTGTATCTCAGTATGGTAGGTGAAGGAGGCTGGTGTGTGAATTTCGACCATACAACGCGAGAATGCCGCATTTACGCAAATCGCCCCCGCTTCTGCCGTGTAGAACCAGAAATATTTCAAGATATGTATGGAGTTGAGTCAGAAGAAGTTAATGAGTTTGCCATTGACTGCTGTCGTGAGCAAATAGAGGGAGTATATGGCGATCGCAGTCTGGAAATGTTACGGTTTGACAAAGCTGTTGGGCTGTAA
- a CDS encoding antibiotic biosynthesis monooxygenase translates to MILEAVMLNVKTSTEQDFESAFKQASNIIASMNGYISHELHKCLQIRGKYLLLVRWETLEAHTVGFRGSAEYQEWKQLLHHFYEPFPTVEHFVPILNQAKN, encoded by the coding sequence ATGATTCTGGAAGCAGTAATGCTCAATGTCAAAACCAGCACAGAGCAAGATTTTGAAAGCGCTTTCAAACAAGCCTCAAATATAATTGCGTCGATGAATGGTTACATATCCCATGAACTGCATAAATGTCTGCAAATCAGAGGTAAATATTTATTGCTAGTAAGGTGGGAAACTTTAGAAGCACATACAGTCGGATTTAGAGGCTCTGCTGAATATCAGGAATGGAAGCAACTTCTACACCATTTTTATGAGCCATTTCCGACAGTTGAGCATTTTGTACCCATCTTAAATCAAGCAAAAAATTGA
- a CDS encoding DHH family phosphoesterase — translation MSDRPTLQQPKHRKRLPNQRWHIYPQQTELAQKLASVINLSPVISQLLINRGIETPKQAQAFLEPESLILPSPLEEFPDLAISLELLQEAIASQKKIAICGDYDADGMTSTALLLRSLRTLGAQVDYAIPSRMHEGYGINKRIVEEFHSEGVWLILTVDNGISAYEPVARAKELGLKVIITDHHDIPQKLPPADAILNPKLIAESSPYRGVAGVGVAYILAVSLAQQLGETKGLIKPMLALFTLGTIADLAPLTGVNRRWVKRGLQHLPKSDLPGIQALIQVAGVQAKGTGEQGSRGAGEQGGRGARGQESNYQLPITNYQSKVQNPKTLKPEDIGFRLGPRINAIGRIGDPLTVIELLTTDDMGIALERAMQCEQTNTSRQQMCEQIEQEAIAIVETLYATSLQDDRVLVVVEPNWHHGVIGIVASRLVERYGVPVFIGTYEDGEHIRGSARGIPEFDVFAALEYCHDLLGKFGGHKAAGGFSFPVQNLQTLRSRLSEFANQCLEPQHLKPLLEIDAEVDLSQINQQLYQQLNALHPCGIDNPDPMFWTPNVQVVEQQIIGKGHIKMTLAQTIDNQQYKIKAIAWRWGDYFPLPPRLDIAYKLRENHFNGNTTIELELLGVRLPIESQQIFAYPRTPSSTTFEYQQRRYTCGVYQNGAGSELRIKNSEGKVLVMQPGHIIGLLGTNRQNAKEVDISQPQYDCIIQAAFQALSVLSTE, via the coding sequence ATGTCAGACAGACCTACACTCCAACAACCAAAACACCGTAAGCGCTTACCTAACCAGCGCTGGCACATTTACCCACAGCAAACCGAATTAGCTCAAAAGCTGGCGAGTGTGATAAATCTCTCACCCGTTATCAGCCAGCTGTTGATTAATCGCGGTATTGAAACGCCAAAACAAGCACAAGCATTTTTAGAGCCAGAATCTTTAATTTTGCCTTCGCCACTAGAAGAATTCCCTGATTTGGCAATTAGTTTAGAGTTATTGCAAGAAGCGATCGCCTCTCAAAAAAAAATCGCTATTTGCGGTGACTACGATGCTGATGGAATGACAAGCACTGCTTTACTATTGCGTAGTCTCCGTACTCTAGGCGCACAAGTCGATTATGCTATTCCTAGCCGGATGCACGAAGGCTACGGTATCAATAAACGCATAGTAGAAGAATTTCACAGCGAAGGTGTATGGCTGATTCTGACTGTAGATAATGGTATCTCTGCATATGAACCAGTTGCTAGAGCTAAAGAATTAGGTCTAAAAGTAATTATTACTGACCACCATGACATCCCCCAGAAATTGCCGCCAGCTGATGCTATTCTCAATCCCAAACTGATAGCAGAATCTTCACCTTATAGAGGTGTTGCTGGTGTAGGTGTCGCCTACATCCTAGCAGTTTCTTTAGCACAACAGTTAGGGGAAACTAAGGGCTTAATTAAGCCAATGCTAGCACTGTTTACATTGGGAACGATCGCAGATTTAGCTCCCTTAACTGGTGTAAATCGTCGTTGGGTAAAACGCGGCTTACAGCATTTACCCAAATCCGATTTGCCAGGAATACAGGCTTTAATTCAAGTCGCAGGTGTGCAGGCGAAGGGTACAGGGGAGCAGGGGAGCAGAGGGGCAGGGGAGCAAGGGGGCAGGGGAGCAAGGGGGCAGGAGAGCAATTATCAATTACCAATTACCAATTATCAATCGAAAGTCCAAAATCCTAAAACGTTGAAGCCGGAGGATATTGGGTTTCGTCTTGGGCCGAGAATTAATGCTATTGGTCGAATAGGTGATCCCCTGACTGTGATTGAATTGCTGACTACAGATGATATGGGAATAGCGCTGGAGAGAGCAATGCAGTGCGAACAGACAAACACCAGTCGTCAGCAAATGTGTGAGCAAATAGAACAAGAGGCGATCGCAATTGTAGAGACGTTGTATGCAACATCTCTACAGGATGACCGTGTATTAGTTGTTGTGGAACCTAATTGGCATCATGGCGTTATTGGTATTGTCGCTTCCCGCTTGGTGGAACGCTACGGCGTCCCCGTATTCATTGGTACTTACGAGGATGGAGAACACATCCGCGGTTCAGCGCGAGGAATTCCTGAGTTTGACGTGTTTGCAGCTTTGGAATATTGTCACGACTTGCTAGGCAAATTTGGTGGACACAAAGCAGCTGGGGGATTTTCTTTCCCAGTGCAGAATTTGCAGACGTTGCGATCGCGCTTAAGTGAGTTCGCTAATCAATGTCTTGAACCTCAACATCTCAAACCTCTACTCGAGATTGATGCTGAAGTCGACCTCAGTCAAATCAATCAGCAACTTTATCAACAGCTGAATGCTCTCCACCCTTGCGGTATCGACAACCCCGATCCGATGTTTTGGACACCTAATGTCCAAGTGGTTGAGCAACAAATTATTGGCAAGGGTCATATTAAAATGACCCTTGCTCAAACTATCGATAATCAACAGTATAAAATCAAAGCGATCGCTTGGCGTTGGGGCGACTATTTCCCCCTACCACCGCGACTAGATATCGCTTACAAACTCCGAGAAAATCATTTTAACGGCAACACTACTATCGAGTTAGAGTTACTCGGTGTCAGATTACCAATTGAATCTCAGCAAATTTTTGCCTATCCACGTACCCCATCTAGTACTACCTTTGAATACCAGCAACGTCGGTATACTTGTGGTGTCTATCAAAATGGTGCTGGCTCGGAATTAAGAATTAAAAATTCTGAAGGCAAAGTTCTAGTTATGCAGCCAGGACATATAATCGGTTTGCTGGGAACTAACCGTCAAAACGCTAAAGAAGTTGATATCTCTCAACCACAATATGACTGTATTATTCAAGCTGCGTTTCAGGCTTTATCAGTGCTGAGTACCGAGTGA
- a CDS encoding photosystem II S4 domain protein, which translates to MLPREELLKGVENRDSVARVIDQAEQAIKTWEVVLTDFLSPPELAEIQRVFSRLTEVQIVAWGGYPQAERQRIAIARSEIPLDQSQVALVALEIAGNFLFDTATHRDFLGAMLGTGIVREKTGDIIVLGERGAQTIVAPELTEFLEMSLKQVRSVSVKTQPIDINELKVREPKKKELTTVEASLRLDAIASAGFGMSRSKMVDLIDAGDVRVNWKEITQASSQVKSGDLIAIRSKGRLEVGEIAVTKKDRYRVQLTRYM; encoded by the coding sequence ATGTTACCAAGAGAAGAACTTTTAAAAGGTGTTGAAAATCGAGATAGTGTAGCTCGTGTAATAGATCAAGCAGAACAAGCTATAAAAACTTGGGAAGTTGTTTTGACAGATTTTCTGTCTCCCCCAGAATTGGCAGAAATTCAACGAGTGTTTAGTCGGTTAACAGAAGTGCAAATAGTAGCGTGGGGTGGATATCCGCAAGCCGAACGCCAAAGAATAGCGATCGCCCGCTCAGAAATCCCCCTAGATCAATCTCAAGTCGCCCTTGTTGCATTAGAAATTGCCGGTAATTTTTTATTTGATACTGCCACTCATCGCGACTTTTTAGGCGCAATGCTCGGAACAGGAATTGTCCGCGAAAAGACAGGGGATATTATTGTTTTAGGAGAACGGGGAGCGCAGACAATTGTAGCACCAGAATTGACAGAATTTTTAGAAATGAGTCTCAAGCAGGTGCGATCAGTTTCGGTGAAAACCCAACCAATTGATATCAACGAATTAAAGGTTAGGGAACCCAAGAAAAAAGAATTAACCACCGTTGAAGCTTCCTTGCGACTAGATGCGATCGCATCTGCTGGTTTTGGGATGTCCCGCAGCAAAATGGTTGATTTAATTGATGCGGGTGATGTGCGCGTCAATTGGAAGGAAATTACTCAAGCAAGTTCCCAAGTTAAATCAGGCGACTTAATCGCCATTCGTAGTAAAGGGCGTTTAGAAGTTGGCGAAATCGCCGTCACTAAAAAAGACCGTTACCGAGTTCAATTAACAAGGTATATGTAG